One window of Medicago truncatula cultivar Jemalong A17 chromosome 2, MtrunA17r5.0-ANR, whole genome shotgun sequence genomic DNA carries:
- the LOC11419817 gene encoding endonuclease 1 isoform X2, whose translation MARLKGLMLSLPFGFVLFLCSTFSIVPGVIGWSKEGHEMTCLIAQALLKPEASEAVHHLLPPHVNGNLSALCVWPDQIRHWYKYRWTSPLHFIDTPDEKCGFQYSRDCLEDMCVAGAIKNFTSQLSHYKEGTSDRRYNMTEALLFLSHFMGDIHQPMHVGFTSDKGGNTIDLRWYRHKSNLHHVWDREIILTALADYYDKDVTLLLQDIEKNYTNGIWSDDVASWEHCKDISSCVNKFLFASCFELIM comes from the exons ATGGCGAGATTGAAAGGTTTGATGTTGTCTCTTCCATTTggatttgtgttgtttttgtgtTCTACTTTCAGCATAGTACCTGGTGTCATTGGATGGAGCAAAGAGGGTCATGAGATGACATGTCTAATTGCACAG GCACTTTTAAAGCCTGAGGCATCAGAAGCAGTTCATCATTTGTTACCTCCCCATGTCAATGGTAACTTATCAGCCTTATGTGTATGGCCTGATCAAATTAGGCACTGGTACAAATATAGATGGACAAGTCCACTACATTTCATTGACACACCAGATGAAAAATGTGGTTTTCAATATTCAA GGGACTGCCTTGAGGACATGTGTGTTGCAGGAGCTATCAAAAATTTCACTTCTCAACTTTCTCATTACAAAGAGGGAACATCTGATCGTAGAT ATAATATGACCGAGGCATTATTGTTCTTGTCACACTTCATGGGAGATATTCACCAG CCGATGCACGTTGGATTCACCTCAGACAAAGGTGGAAACACGATTGATCTACGCTGGTATCGGCACAAATCTAATCTGCATCAT GTGTGGGACAGAGAAATTATTCTCACAGCATTAGCAGATTACTATGACAAAGATGTGACACTCCTCCTCCAAGACATTGAGAAAAACTATACCAAT GGAATCTGGTCAGATGATGTTGCTTCTTGGGAACATTGCAAGGATATCTCTAGTTGTGTAAATAA ATTTCTTTTTGCTTCTTGTTTTGAACTAATCATGTAG
- the LOC11419817 gene encoding endonuclease 1 isoform X1, with protein sequence MARLKGLMLSLPFGFVLFLCSTFSIVPGVIGWSKEGHEMTCLIAQALLKPEASEAVHHLLPPHVNGNLSALCVWPDQIRHWYKYRWTSPLHFIDTPDEKCGFQYSRDCLEDMCVAGAIKNFTSQLSHYKEGTSDRRYNMTEALLFLSHFMGDIHQPMHVGFTSDKGGNTIDLRWYRHKSNLHHVWDREIILTALADYYDKDVTLLLQDIEKNYTNGIWSDDVASWEHCKDISSCVNNWAKESIQIACKWGYEGVKSGMTLSEKYFDSRMPYVMKRIAQGGIRLAMILNQVFGDSEEGFVAAT encoded by the exons ATGGCGAGATTGAAAGGTTTGATGTTGTCTCTTCCATTTggatttgtgttgtttttgtgtTCTACTTTCAGCATAGTACCTGGTGTCATTGGATGGAGCAAAGAGGGTCATGAGATGACATGTCTAATTGCACAG GCACTTTTAAAGCCTGAGGCATCAGAAGCAGTTCATCATTTGTTACCTCCCCATGTCAATGGTAACTTATCAGCCTTATGTGTATGGCCTGATCAAATTAGGCACTGGTACAAATATAGATGGACAAGTCCACTACATTTCATTGACACACCAGATGAAAAATGTGGTTTTCAATATTCAA GGGACTGCCTTGAGGACATGTGTGTTGCAGGAGCTATCAAAAATTTCACTTCTCAACTTTCTCATTACAAAGAGGGAACATCTGATCGTAGAT ATAATATGACCGAGGCATTATTGTTCTTGTCACACTTCATGGGAGATATTCACCAG CCGATGCACGTTGGATTCACCTCAGACAAAGGTGGAAACACGATTGATCTACGCTGGTATCGGCACAAATCTAATCTGCATCAT GTGTGGGACAGAGAAATTATTCTCACAGCATTAGCAGATTACTATGACAAAGATGTGACACTCCTCCTCCAAGACATTGAGAAAAACTATACCAAT GGAATCTGGTCAGATGATGTTGCTTCTTGGGAACATTGCAAGGATATCTCTAGTTGTGTAAATAA TTGGGCTAAAGAGAGCATACAAATAGCGTGCAAATGGGGTTATGAAGGAGTTAAATCTGGAATGACTCTATCAG AAAAATACTTTGACTCAAGGATGCCATATGTCATGAAGCGAATTGCTCAAGGTGGAATTCGATTAGCCATGATTTTGAACCAAGTGTTTGGAGACTCTGAAGAAGGATTTGTAGCAGCTACTTAA